The Miscanthus floridulus cultivar M001 chromosome 7, ASM1932011v1, whole genome shotgun sequence genome includes a region encoding these proteins:
- the LOC136462463 gene encoding actin-related protein 2-like, which produces MDSRNVVVCDNGTGYVNCGFAGENFPTSVFPCVVGRPLLRYEESLQEQELTDIVVGAACADLRHQLDVSYPVTNGFVQNWDDMGHIWDHAFYSELKAI; this is translated from the exons ATGGATAGCAGGAACGTGGTGGTGTGCGACAACGGCACCGGG TATGTAAATTGTGGCTTTGCTGGCGAGAACTTCCCTACATCTGTATTCCCGTGTGTCGTTGGAAGGCCATTGCTTCGCTATGAGGAGTCACTCCAGGAACAAGAATTGACG GATATTGTTGTTGGAGCAGCATGTGCTGACCTGAGGCATCAACTTGATGTATCATATCCAGTCACCAATGGGTTTGTTCAAAATTGGGATGATATGGGCCATATATGGGATCATGCCTTCTATAGTGAGCTCAAG GCTATATAA